A window of Oncorhynchus kisutch isolate 150728-3 linkage group LG10, Okis_V2, whole genome shotgun sequence contains these coding sequences:
- the LOC109898196 gene encoding serine/threonine-protein kinase NLK2-like, whose product MAFHGTGRQQTVCGNLFPGSELGHKYFCVNTSTGATSTGLTATPSLTGPTAPAGTPRHPTSLGGSTGGGAAVPQPHSSPASEVPSPAEMEPDRPIGYGAFGVVWSVTDPRDGRKVALKKMPNVFQNLVSCKRVFRELRMLCFFKHDNVLSALDILQPPQIDCFEEIYVITELMQSDLHKVIVSPQPLTTDHIKVFLYQILRGLKYLHSAGILHRDIKPGNLLVNSNCLLKICDFGLARVEEPDPSRHMTQEVVTQYYRAPEVLMGSRHYGSAIDVWSVGCIFAELLGRRILFQAQSPIQQLDLITDLLGTPPLSAMASACEGARAHILRGPHKPPSLSVLYMLSDGATHEAVHLLCRMLVFDPAKRISGSDALSHPYLDEGRLRYHTCMCQCCYSVPSGRVYTRDFEPPADRNFSHSYDNSLLSVWQGKELIHRFITEHQQGKRVPLCINPQSAAFKTFIRSTAWHSSKVSRKEER is encoded by the exons ATGGCATTCCATGGTACAGGCCGGCAGCAGACAGTATGTGGTAACCTGTTCCCCGGATCTGAGTTAGGCCATAAGTATTTTTGCGTCAACACCTCAACTGGAGCCACTTCCACGGGCCTCACTGCAACTCCGAGTCTAACTGGACCCACTGCCCCGGCTGGGACGCCACGACATCCAACATCTCTTGGGGGAAGCACCGGCGGCGGGGCCGCTGTACCACAGCCTCATAGTAGTCCTGCCAGTGAAGTACCAAGCCCTGCTGAGATGGAGCCTGATCGACCTATCGGTTATGGCGCATTTGGTGTGGTCTG GTCAGTGACAGACCCTCGTGACGGGCGTAAGGTAGCCCTGAAGAAGATGCCCAATGTCTTCCAGAACCTAGTCTCCTGTAAGAGGGTCTTCAGAGAGCTGAGGATGCTCTGCTTCTTCAAGCACGACAAC GTGTTGTCAGCGCTGGACATTCTGCAGCCTCCACAGATCGACTGCTTCGAGGAAAT CTACGTGATCACTGAGCTGATGCAGAGTGACCTCCACAAAGTCATTGTGTCTCCCCAGCCCCTCACCACCGACCACATCAAGGTGTTCCTCTACCAGATCCTCAGAG ggcTGAAGTACCTGCATTCTGCTGGCATCCTGCACAGGGACATCAAACCTGGGAACCTGTTAGTCAACAGCAACTGCCTGCTCAAG atCTGTGACTTTGGGCTTGCACGTGTGGAGGAGCCGGACCCATCTCGTCACATGACCCAGGAGGTGGTGACTCAGTACTACCGGGCTCCTGAGGTGCTGATGGGCAGCCGCCATTACGGCTCTGCCATAGACGTCTGGTCGGTGGGCTGCATCTTCGCTGAACTACTGGGTCGACGCATCCTGTTCCAGGCCCAGAGCCCCATACAACAG TTGGATCTGATCACTGATCTGCTGggtacccctcctctctctgccatgGCATCTGCCTGTGAGGGGGCCAGAGCTCACATCCTGAGAGGACCTCACAAACCG CCGTCGCTCTCTGTGTTATATATGCTGTCGGACGGGGCGACCCACGAGGCCGTGCACCTGTTGTGTCGTATGCTGGTGTTTGATCCG GCCAAACGGATCTCGGGCAGCGACGCCCTCTCCCACCCCTACCTGGACGAGGGCCGTCTGCGCTACCACACGTGCATGTGTCAGTGCTGCTACTCCGTGCCCAGCGGGCGTGTGTACACGCGTGACTTTGAACCGCCCGCCGACCGGAACTTCAGCCACAGCTACGATAACAGCCTGCTCTCTGTCTGGCAGGGCAAAG AGCTCATCCATCGCTTCATAACAGAGCACCAGCAGGGGAAACGAGTGCCGCTGTGCATCAACCCCCAGAGTGCCGCCTTCAAGACCTTCATCAG GTCTACTGCGTGGCATTCCTCCAAAGTCtccaggaaggaggagagatga
- the LOC109898198 gene encoding ceramide synthase-like → MLSILAAGSIFFPGLFLLSKRCLKHTPGLALSEGDATIVSARLVSSIQAIMASLAGYIIASSCEDVIEDQHWLTSTYILFAVPYFAYDIYAMFLCYWHKLQVKGHEEEGGRPKPMGSEVASYLRREFLMVLHHVVMVTICFPVSVFWRQGKGDYFQGVMFMAELSTPSVCLGKILIRYKKQHTLLHKVNGALMLVTFFVCRVLLFPYLYYAYSRYASIPLYTVPLVAPWQCNVGAFCLMAPQVYWFTLICRGAFRLFTGASRSRPPATLNKPDRGCCPGQGAPLPPPANGYSPVPHKADRETDTH, encoded by the exons ATGCTGAGCATCCTGGCTGCTGGCTCCATCTTCTTCCCGGGTCTGTTCCTGCTGTCTAAGAGATGCCTGAAACACACCCCAGGCCTGGCTCTGAGCGAGGGAGATGCCACCATCGTGTctgccag gCTGGTGTCATCCATCCAAGCCATCATGGCTTCCTTAGCTGGCTACATCATCGCATCCTCCTGTGAGGACGTCATCGAGGATCA ACACTGGCTTACCAGTACCTACATCCTGTTTGCGGTGCCCTACTTTGCATACGACATCTACGCCATGTTCCTGTGCTACTGGCACAAGCTGCAGGTTAAAGGGCACGAGGAGGAGGGCGGCAGGCCAAAGCCAATGGGCTCGGAAGTGGCCAGCTACCTGCGCAGAGAGTTCCTCATGGTGCTACACCACGTCGTCATGGTGACCATCTGCTTCCCCGTCTCCGTG ttCTGGAGGCAGGGAAAGGGCGATTACTTCCAGGGTGTCATGTTTATGGCTGAACTCAGCACTCCGTCCGTCTGCCTGGGGAAAATCCTCATCCGG TACAAGAAGCAGCACACTCTTCTTCATAAAGTGAATGGCGCTCTCATGCTGGTCACTTTCTTCGTCTGTCGAGTTCTGCTCTTCCCTTACCTCTACTACGCCTACAGCAG GTATGCCTCCATCCCCCTCTACACAGTGCCCCTTGTGGCTCCCTGGCAGTGCAACGTGGGGGCCTTCTGCCTGATGGCCCCACAGGTCTACTGGTTCACCCTCATCTGTAGGGGTGCCTTCCGCCTCTTCACCGGGGCCTCACGCTCCCGACCCCCGGCCACCCTCAACAAGCCTGATAGGGGATGCTGCCCCGGCCAGGGAGCCCCATTACCTCCCCCGGCCAACGGCTACAGTCCCGTCCCCCacaaggcagacagagagaccgacacacactga